A single Pseudomonas sp. HN11 DNA region contains:
- the ribF gene encoding bifunctional riboflavin kinase/FAD synthetase → MQLVRGLHNLRPEHRGCVATIGNFDGVHRGHQAILGRLRERAVELGVPSCVVIFEPQPREYFTPETAPARLARLRDKLQLLAEEGVDRVLCLAFNQRLQSLSAAEFVDRILVDGLGVQHLEVGDDFRFGCDRVGDFDFLQHAGVNQGFTVEAAQTVELDGLRVSSTQVRNALAAADFALAERLLGRPFRIAGRVLHGQKLARQLGTPTANVQLKRRRVPLTGVYLVSVDVDGQSWPGVANIGVRPTVAGDGKAHLEVHLLDFAGDLYDRRLTVVFHQKLREEQRFASLEALKTAINADVAAARALAAPSAHR, encoded by the coding sequence ATGCAGCTGGTTCGAGGTCTCCACAACCTGCGCCCCGAGCATCGGGGTTGCGTCGCCACCATTGGCAACTTTGACGGTGTTCACCGTGGCCACCAGGCTATCCTGGGCCGGCTGCGCGAACGCGCGGTCGAGTTGGGCGTGCCCAGCTGCGTGGTGATTTTCGAGCCACAGCCGCGGGAATATTTTACTCCCGAGACCGCGCCGGCTCGCTTGGCCCGCCTGCGTGACAAGTTGCAATTGCTGGCTGAGGAGGGTGTGGATCGTGTTCTCTGCCTGGCCTTCAACCAGCGTTTGCAAAGCCTGAGCGCCGCCGAATTCGTCGACCGTATCTTGGTCGATGGCCTGGGCGTGCAGCATTTGGAGGTCGGTGACGACTTCCGCTTTGGTTGCGACCGCGTCGGGGATTTCGATTTCCTGCAGCACGCGGGCGTCAACCAGGGTTTTACCGTCGAAGCCGCGCAAACCGTCGAACTGGACGGCCTGCGCGTGAGCAGTACCCAGGTACGTAACGCCCTGGCTGCTGCCGACTTCGCCTTGGCCGAGCGTTTGCTCGGTCGCCCGTTCCGCATTGCCGGGCGGGTCCTGCACGGCCAGAAGCTGGCGCGCCAATTGGGCACGCCAACCGCCAACGTGCAACTCAAGCGCCGTCGTGTGCCGCTGACCGGGGTTTACCTGGTGAGCGTCGACGTTGATGGCCAATCGTGGCCGGGAGTCGCCAACATAGGCGTCAGGCCTACGGTTGCAGGTGATGGCAAGGCCCACCTGGAAGTTCACCTTTTGGATTTTGCCGGTGATTTGTATGACCGGCGTTTGACGGTGGTTTTCCACCAGAAGCTGCGTGAAGAGCAGCGTTTCGCCTCCCTTGAGGCGTTGAAAACGGCGATCAATGCGGATGTCGCCGCCGCCCGTGCACTAGCCGCACCTAGCGCCCATCGCTAA